Genomic segment of Poecile atricapillus isolate bPoeAtr1 chromosome 8, bPoeAtr1.hap1, whole genome shotgun sequence:
AAAAATTTTGTAATGTACCAGTCTTTTAAGCCCATAtataaaagtttaaaatgtACAGTTAAAATAATATTCCTCAAGTTACTAGTGGTGGAAAGATAATGATAAATATACAGAATTATTACAATAATATAGACTACTAGAAGTTTGCTCTAGTCATAGGTTAGTGACATACATAATTTCAGTGAGAGCTAAACTAGGATTTTATGTAAGAAATTAATCTCAGCAGAATTACTGTGAATTCCTTTTGGAATTACTCTTCAGAACATGATCCAATCCAAACCCAAGCAATGGGTGTCTCCTCAGTACATTCAAATACAAGAACTGAAGGTATATAAGGGAATATCATGTGGGAGTCATGTGGAAGAGTGTGTTGTACATGTGTTGGACAGTCCCACAGATACGACTTTAACATAGAACAAAGTGAACAGTGAGGTCAGAAAGGTATCCCAAGAGAAAAACAGGACAATTGAAAAAGCTTATCAGGAGCATGAGGTGGTAAATGAAGGCTGGTATGTGAATCTGGAGATGTCCATGCCTGGGAACTTTTGGAACACCCTTATCTTTGGCAGGCCAGTGCTATTACTAAACACCAGTGCAATGACCTGCTGCCACACAGGGTAACATGAGCTGGATGTGGAACTGAAACCAGTATTGGGTTATTTAAGCATGGAATTAggtatttgctttgtttttgtgcctttttaaaGTCAAGAGAGCTGGTCTTGTACACTAGACACGAAAGAGTGGGATGACCATCAGAACTCGTATCACAACATGCAATTACGCCCACTGTCCCTCCCCACAAAATCTGATCCATCACACTGTAAATTGATTATTCCTACTGAAACCCCTAGACAAGGAAATTCACAACACCAAGTGCTATACATGCTTTACTGATATAAAGATGAAAACATTAGAAATGTAAAATTGTTGttaaaactgtatttaataTCACATTCCAGTGACTGGAAATTAATTCCAATTCTAACAAATTGATTACAGGGAAAGAAAGCAATCACACTGTCTCATGTATCTGAAGATGACTTAAAAGATCTTTTTCATTACCAAACCTCATTAAACAATCAGTACATTTATGAGGCAAATCTGCTGAATGCCTAAAATCCAAATGAGTTTTAAGGTCTTCAATCTGTCCCGTTGAATATTCACAGTATTGACACAAATAAATCCCTTCAGATAAATGAGAGCTTAGGTGCTTGCAATATTCTAACATACCTGAAAATCCTTTCCCACAGTCATCACAAACATGAGGGAATATTTTGGTGTGCTCAATAGCTACGTGCCTGTTGACATTTGTATGCAGCCTGCTCCTAAAGCCGCACACCTGGCACACAAAGAAGTTTTTGCATTTGTCAAAACTGATTTTGTTGATGAGGCTGTACTGGCCACGCTCCTTGTTGTTGTAGCTGTCGCTGAGCTCGATGAGCCGGCACGCGTGCTCGTTCACCACGTGGCTGTGCAGATCCTCGGGGTCGTTTGTCTCGTGCTCGCAGAACTGACACAGGTACTGCTCGTCACAGCTGTGCTCCTGGAAGTGCAGGTACAGCTCGCTGCTGGAGGAGAACTGCACATCACACTGCTCACACCAGTAAAGGTGGTCGTTGAAGTGAGTGTCTGCTATGTGCTGACTCAGATTCTCAAAAATCACCGTTTTGTAATCGCAGTATTTACAGATGTATGGATCTTCCTCGTGTAGTTTTACGTGTTCAATAAGCTGCACTTTGCTGGAGAAACTTTCTTTACAAACTTTACAGACATGAGTGTCTGTACATGTCTTATGCTTCAGGATCATGTGCTGCTTCAGATCAGAGAAGTACTTGCTGTTGAACTCACAGAGCTCACATTTGTACAAGCCGCTGCTGTTGGCTCTCAGCAAAGGCCATTTCTGTTGAGCTGTGATATTCAAAGCCTGGTTCTTCTCAAAGATTTTACAGGTCTCCAGAGGGATTTCCTCAAGGTCCTCAGCTTCCAGCTTCTCAGGTGACACTGTCTGTGTTTCTATATCGTGAACTTCTACAGCATTCACTTCTGTTGTAGAAATTTCTACAGTTTGGATATCTAGGGGTTTCTCTTCTTCTGTGGGGCTATCACTGAATATAGGTGAGTCACATAAGTCTCTGCACATTCCATTGTTAGTACCTTtatctgcaaaagaaaatacataatagaaggttggaaaaaatcaaaacacctgggcccatttttaatttttcagtcagctgcagcagctttcaaatGCAAATACCAGTTATTTTTCCCCTGCCAGACTACACTGTATTTTCAGCTAACAAAGCAATAGCAGAAAGTATAAATCCTTCACCATTTCTGTCAAAGCAAGGAAATTAcatgaaaaagcagcagcagctgtgttcTCCAACCTCTCAGCACCTGATCTGCAAACACACTGACCTTTACCTTTATCCCTCTTTTTAGGGTCTGTACAGTGCATCCCAACGTTTGAGTGTGCCCCGCTCCAGTGAGAGCTCCCGGCATGCACTGGACTCCCATCATCATCTGTGTccaggctctgcacaggacTGTGGAATCTACCTgcaaagggaagggaagcatttctttgtcatCATTCATCCACACTAGCATCATCCTGATTCCTTGATTTAGTCATAGGCCTTATtcactatttatttattatactTGCATAAATTTATCTACTAAGCACATCATAacctacatttttaaaaaagtaacaATAAATAccttgaaaattatttctatacatgcagagaaaaacaaaagaattcaAAAAATAGCAACTCTGTCTAGAagatttcagcagaaaataGTCAGCtgattataaagaaaaaaacttaaaatccTTAAATGAAATGTTACATTTAAAGAacacaacttaaaaaaaaatattcttcaataTTTCTGGACATTACATTTTAAAGTACGATACCTTCTAAAACTTCTGCAGACTTTATAGTTAATTAttaaagtgaaaagaaaaataaataaactaaaaaatCTACTATCTCATTTACTCAGTTAACTTTCCACACACTATTGGATGTTTTATAAAAAGGCATTTTGTTTTGCCAGGTACAATTCAATGCAATTGTTGCTAATTTCCATCTGAACTCATCAACTTTGTTACCTAGGTAAGTAAGTATTTGAAGTTATTTAAAGGGTCTTTTTGTTGTCATTGTTTCTATTTTGAAAAGTGTATTTCAACTGGAACAATGGAACAACCTCCCAGCAGTCTAAGGCCCATCAGATCACAAGGACACTAAGAAATCACCTGCTATATATTGTGTATTCTATTTGCTTCTATTAATAGGAACATGACATGTTGAACTGCAGAACAAGACCCTAAAACACAGTCTTACCTCTGTTTATATCTGGCTGTCTCATGGAACAGACGCTATAGCAGTGGTCAGAAAAAATTCCACTGTTGTCTATGTATCTGCTTGCACCTGAAGAATCTAAAccaaaacatcaaaaaaaatatttaagtactCATGTCTTGTAGCTACAGATGTATTTCACTTTCATCAAAattcttttcacatttttactTGTCATTTTGGAAAAATTCTTGTTTACAccttccagctgctgccctgatGTTTGGAGTATTGGGTCTCTGCTCCCACTGAGGACATTGACAAGTGCACAGTACATTCAGTGCTGAACACCCCAATTTTTACAGAATTCCTCTCCTATGTGCAAGCAGAATCATCTTCATTTGCAGCTAAAGCCAGTTCCCCCATGTGCAGGGAGAACAGAACAAACCATTCAGGTGCATTGGTTCAAAGTGGCCCAGTAAAGGAGACTGGAGAGTGGGTGCTGTCCATTCAAGCTAAGATTTCTTATCCCACCTTTTATGCCACTGCTTTTCTACGTGTTGGCACATGTGGTACCTTCTTGTGAAGTTATtattctgagaaaaaaagattaacTTACTAAAGTGTACATAACTCAAGCTCTAGACTGACCTGAGTAACGAGAAGGATGCAGagtcttccttttcctctttttaggATGTTCATTCATTTTGAACCGTCTGCATGAACTGTAAAGTAAAAACATTAAAGAATTAGACTTGTTTGTATCTAGTTTATCTTTCAGAACCTTATGGACCAATATAAACGTTTTGAAAACCTGCATATCAAATATAAAAGTTTTTTCCTACTCCCCCTTCTTGTCCCCCAGCCCATTTTGATACAGTTAAGAACCCACTAAACGCACACAATTGCTGAAGTCCAGTTTCACATTCCTGTCCTGGAGCAGAAGAAGGTTCACCCTAAGGACAGACAAGTCAGAACTCCAGGTACTCCAGTACACAGGGTCATCTACAAGCCTTCTCTCCAGCACCCTTTTTGTCAGAGATGGGACATTCTGAGGGCAGAGCCCTTCAGAAACAAGCTTTAGTGTTTAAAATACTAACACAATCATGCTCTCTTACCAAAAATCCTAAACTCTTCAGTATCAGGAAACAGAGCAGCTAAGAAGCTGATGGCTGTACAGCTTCCAAATGTAGTGAATGCATCAGCTTAAGAAGATTTTCACCTATGGAGTGACAGCATTTTAAACCACTTAAAACTTTAgcacaaaatagaaaaaaaaacagaatcagatacaagtgattaaaaaaatgaatctATGGAAATTGAAGCTAGAAACATAATAACATAAGAAGCTGATATTAATTTCCGTTTAGAGCATCAAAATTAGTAAGGTGGATACACtggtgtatttatttttcttttgtctcgGGTTGGCTTTTGCTGCACTTGGCAGCTCCTGAGAGCAGAAAAGTATTTGGAACTGAAACACTTGAGCTACATACGGGACAAACAGtgctgaagaagaaaaggctgCAAACAAGGAATGTGATGTGGGTTGCCATAACTGAAGAGCACTTGCGGGCCCAGGATCTCCTGCAGTCAGTGCCCTGCACCAGAGgtaaaaggagggaaaaaagggccCTGATCAAGCCAACTATGTTCTCCtgaaattatgtattttctgAACTAAAATTTTActtcaaaggatgaaaaaatCATTGACTTTAACGTTGTATCATTATCTAGAAGTATCAGTACCTTCACCGTTTTCTGTGATTGCAAAGGAAGAGCCGCCAGCGCACTGACACCGCAAGTCTCACCCCAGGTAACGCGCTTGTTCTATTCCAGCCGCTTTCCCTGGCCCTGAAAAGCGGGATCCAGGCTCGGAGAATCGGGATCCCGATGGCCCCGGGGCGGCGCGGCCTGCGCGGAGGCCGCACGGGGACCTCAGGCGGGAGCGCGGCAAAGGCACCGCTCCGCCCCGGCGGCAGCCGCGGAGCCGCGGGCAGGGGCGAGGCCGCGACCCCGCAGGGGCGGCGGGAgagggccgggcccggggccgcaCCGGGAGAGCCGCGGGCCAGGCCGTGAGTCACAGCTCACCtccccggcggggccggggcacGGGCGGCTCCCgccccgcggctccccgggcgaTGCCGCCGGGACTCACCTGCCGGCCGCCAGTGCCGCTCCGCTCCTGCCGGGCCCGGcgcggccgctccgcccgccccgctcctcgcgggcccggcccggcccggccgctccGCGGGCAAGGGGCGGGAAACGGGAGAGCGGCCGCCGCCcgcagcgccccctgccggccaCGGGCGCCGCCGCACCCCCCGTCGCCATAGCGACGGCGAGGGGGCCTAAATAAACCTTTCGTTTATATTTCATCTGTACCCGATACCGACACACAGCCACGTTTTCATCTGCAGGCCTCGCCCACGGCTGCAAGGCAGCTGGCAGCACGTAAGCCTGCTTCAGAACAGTGTCCGCACTCAGATTTTACACAAATGATGTCAAAGCCAGAACCTCATGCTCAACTTCACTTTTTGTGTAGATGTAGAAGTTGTCCCTTAGAGCTACAGTATAGAAGAATCGAGATAAAGCATATCATAAATATATACATTACAAGAAAGAAATATATACATACAAGAAAGACAAGGAGTTACTGGAGAGGATCCAGCGAAGGCACAAAGTGAGGAGGAGTCTGATGCATCTCTTGTGAGGAGAGACTGCAGGACTGGGCCTGGTTAGTCTGGAGCAGAGACAGCCAATGCACATAAATCATCAATGCACATCAATGTTTCAAAGGCAGGGGCCAGAagatggtgccagactcttttTGGTGGTTccaagcaacaggacaaggagtaatggccgtaaagtaaaaaaaaaaagaagtttcacCTCAACATGAAGAAAACCTTGTTCAcattgagggtggcagagcacagaGGGAGGGTATGGACTCTCCCTCTCTGGAGCCATTCCAAACCCATCTGGACATGTTCTTGTGTTACCTGCTCCAAGTGACCATGCCTTGGACtgggtgatctccagaggtcccttcaaaactaacaattccatgattctgtgaaatatgCATAAATAAGggtttgaaaattaaaataagcaaCTCTCCCTTTTCCAAATTTATAATCATATCCCTTTTTGCCAATTTCATCTTCACTTTTTATCATGCCGTGGGGAAAAAGCACCAAATTGTATTGCTTCATGAAGGAGAACACTTCAAACatattactatttttaaaaatacctcatTAATTTTGAAGACATGAGGGAGTCCACTACAATCCCTTATTTCAATGACTTAAAATAACTTATAACAATTTTACTAAGCATTTCATTCACTGAATTGCTTTGCTCTGGCTTAGCCTGAATTTACCTAGTTCTAAGAAAAAGTTTTGAATTAGCAGAGAATCTACAATATCCCTAATGGTGTTGCTCCACTGATTagtaaaaaaaggaattatacTCTGCTTCTGGCCTTAGTTTTATTCATCATCTGGCAGATGAAACTGTACTTATTCTGTTTATAAAATTCTGTATTTAGCCTTTGTCGTGAGGCTGGAAACATGCCTTTAGTGTAATGTGATTTGCTCAGAGCCAGATGGAAAGAGCTTCGTCTTATGATCACACAGGAGTTTTGGTGGTAAGCAGCAAAACAGGACTAAAGGTTTCCTTTTGCTGGCACAGTGCTGAGCcctcagaaattaaataaatgttgtATGTCTACGATCTCTCGCCCTGAGTTACCAACCAAACAAGACCCTGGTCTCCCAGTTCAGTTTGttctctgctttttattccAGCCATGGTTGCTGAGGTTTCCCTGGGACAGCTTGTGTTAAAGGTCTCATAAATTGGCTACAGCCACCCACATGGGTGGATGCCCACATACTTCTCCCTCTATTCACCAAAATGTTTTCCATGCAAGTGTTCCAGGACAGCACTTTTCCCGGACCCCAGCGGAGGGCAGTGATGAGAACCTAAAATCCATACacagaaaagggagaggaaaaaaaaaaacaaccccaaaaccttTGCTTTGAATTCAGTCCTGCTTGTGAGGCAAACGCAGGCGGACCAAAGCATCTTCTGTACCTTTTGACTGATTTGTTCTCCACCCAAAGCACCACAGCCCAACACCACTTATGTCAGATAAAAAGACAAGGCTTtaagtgaaagaaaaacatctgaGGAAGATCCCCTTTGAAGCTGCAGATCCAGTTCAAAGTCACACGCATCAAACAGAACTGTCAATGCTTTAGACAGAAAAGCCTAAATGAGTCTTTTTTTCTATACCACCACGTGCTTGGGATGTTGAGAGAACTCTGGGTGAGGTTTTAATCACTCAGAACAGATTCTAACCgaaaacacagaaaagcctATGCGACATTCACATTCTTGTTTAAATGGGCAACACAGATTATGCTCATTTCAATTAGTGGGGATGTATCCTGACCAAAATAAGCATGGGGTAAAACCTTTCTTCAATGAAAGCAGTTTGCATAGCTCATCAGGATAACCTCCACTGGAGGTAGATTTGTTACTGTTTAAAAGGACATGTAGGAGGTTCCTTGACATATCTTGTCTAGCATCAGGTTCCCTGCTCTTTTTTGTTACATGGGTTCAGACTTTAGATTGAGTCTTGCTGTGGCAGGTTGGAAAACAGACTGAATGATTTCTGAGCATAAAATCAGGAGGGCTTACTGAGATTCCCATGCTAAAGCAAACTGCCCACATTGCAAATCTTGATTGTTTCACCAGcattattttgcaaattttctgtgattttttttcatacttaGACAGAACTACCACAAAAATCACACCGTGGCACTAAATGGCAGTAGTCTAAAATTTGTATTTGAACAAGAGCTGATGATTCTCTTATCTTGAACCATCCCGTGCAACTAACACACAGTTGTAGCCACTCACAACCATTTCAGAGTTATTAGGAAAGGAGGTAAAGCTCACCTTATGTATAATAAATGCAAGTTTAACCTGTTAGTTCAGGTCACTGAAGTAGCTAGTTCCAAACCCCCAGACATACTTTCAGACCAGAGCTCCGCTGAagcttcaaaataaatataaggATGATGACATCCATCTTTTATTATGGAGTTGGTTCAGCACAAACTGAGCACCTGCTGGACCACAGCCCTTCTCAAAGCTGGGCAGCGTGACCTGAAACAGAACTGACCAGTGTACAAAGTTAAGAGATGACTGGagacaaaatgttttgaaaaggCCTGATTAAAAACCCTGACATTTGCCTCGTCCCTccaaaaaaatgtgaaatccTCACAAGAAAACTCAAATCCTTCCCAGTTTGTTAGCAACTGGAGTCCAAAGTAGGCCAACACGTTCACAACAGGAGTTCTTTTGCAGCCTCATGCTCTTGCACTGCCAGTGAATAATTTCCCCAAATATATTTGTCACTCTTTCAAAATTAGTATTGGATACAAAAATATAAccttgcttgtttgttttttaaattataattttggTAATGAAAGCATGAAGCATATTTTTCAAAACCAGATTGATCTAGCAGGGACTGTAAACCATCCAGCTGAAACACTTCAATAACATCATCTCTCTTGTCACAGTTTTTTACAGCCCACGTCTAAAACTAAAATAAGGAATTTTACTTATTTTGAGGATCAGCGTTTACAAGAACAAATGCCACATGCATATTGGACTTTTGACCCCTAAATAAAGCAAATTCTATTTCTGTTACCCCCAAATTAACTGTAACCCCCAAAAAGATATgcaatttccatttcctttcttctAGTCTTTCTTAAAAGCAGAGCTGCAACACCAAATCACACACCACGACTGAATATTCCTTAAATTCTTGCTTCAGAATTCACAAGTGTACCAACCATATCATTTTAATTTAGTTGTTAGTATATACATTAACACTCAAAAGTgtgataaaaaacaaacaaaagtagtttttttttttaataaacagcaTGATACAGACCGCgaagataaataaaaagcagactTTTTACAATTTCCCATGAACATGAACTACAATAAGTATCATAGGCCAAACATTTGTTACTTGAGTAGCACAGCAGAAGGGttaaaaaaggttttgttttttttatttaaagtactGCAAGACTATTCTCAGTATGACAACACATGCATCTTGCTgcatcttaaatattttttggcCCATTATTACTAAAAATGTCTTGCTTTCTACCTACTTTACCACAGACCTTTATCACAGAAGGACACACACATGGCAACATCCCCCCCTGGCCCCAGTAGTGGTTATTTCAAAGATAATTGtctcatttttaaaagataattgAAGCACTGGTGGGTGCTTTTACTCTCCCTTTGATGTGGACAGGTAATTTCTCCCAGCTTCACTCAAGTTACACAAAAGCATCGAGAGCTGACACCCTCCTGGGCTCCATTTAGCCAAAATGCCAACAGGATGCTGGGCTGCCTTAGGAAGAGCAGGTCCAGGGAGGTGAGCCTtgcccctgcccctctgctcagcactgctgaggccacacctggagcacTGGGGTTCCCAGCACAAACCTGACGTGGATGGACTGGAATGAGTCCATGAGGGGCTACAAAGGTGAGGGATAGGAGAGGAGGCTGAGAGGGCTGGGATTGGTACCCTGGGCAAAGAGAAAGCCTGGGGGGCATCTGGTCAATGTACATAAATACTTCATAGAGAGGAATAAAGACAGGCAAGGGTTTTCTCAGTGCCCACTGAAAGGACATCAGGCAATGAAATTGAAGATATTTCATATAaacattatgaaaaaatattgaCTGTGGATTCCTCTTTCTCAGACAGACTCTAAACCCAGCTAGACAATGTCCTGGGCATCCAGTTCTGTTGCTGATCCTGCTTTGAACAGCATGTCTGGGCTAAATGAACTCCAAAGGTCTTTGCCAACTTCAGTGGTTCTGTGAAAATTCTGCAGTTGTGTTGCCATTTACAATGACAACAATACTTACGAAGTTTCAAACCTGGGAATCCAGGACTTCAGACTGCAGCCATATATATTTAAAGCCCTTTTCTCCACCGGGGAAGTAGATTTTGATAGTGTAGTGGATATTCACAGTTAAAACTTGAAGAGGTGCAAGGGGGCAAAGAGAAAGGATAATACTCCCAGATAATGAATTACACATTTATCTTCACATGAGAAATGAAGAATTTGGACCACAGTTGCTATAAGACAAGAAGATTAATctattccttttccttttccagccccaaatgAAATAGTAAGACAATTTTGGACAGCCT
This window contains:
- the ZNF639 gene encoding zinc finger protein 639 isoform X2; this translates as MNEHPKKRKRKTLHPSRYSDSSGASRYIDNSGIFSDHCYSVCSMRQPDINRGRFHSPVQSLDTDDDGSPVHAGSSHWSGAHSNVGMHCTDPKKRDKDKGTNNGMCRDLCDSPIFSDSPTEEEKPLDIQTVEISTTEVNAVEVHDIETQTVSPEKLEAEDLEEIPLETCKIFEKNQALNITAQQKWPLLRANSSGLYKCELCEFNSKYFSDLKQHMILKHKTCTDTHVCKVCKESFSSKVQLIEHVKLHEEDPYICKYCDYKTVIFENLSQHIADTHFNDHLYWCEQCDVQFSSSSELYLHFQEHSCDEQYLCQFCEHETNDPEDLHSHVVNEHACRLIELSDSYNNKERGQYSLINKISFDKCKNFFVCQVCGFRSRLHTNVNRHVAIEHTKIFPHVCDDCGKGFSGMLEYCKHLSSHLSEGIYLCQYCEYSTGQIEDLKTHLDFRHSADLPHKCTDCLMRFGNEKDLLSHLQIHETV
- the ZNF639 gene encoding zinc finger protein 639 isoform X1 — protein: MNEHPKKRKRKTLHPSRYSDSSGASRYIDNSGIFSDHCYSVCSMRQPDINRGRFHSPVQSLDTDDDGSPVHAGSSHWSGAHSNVGMHCTDPKKRDKGKDKGTNNGMCRDLCDSPIFSDSPTEEEKPLDIQTVEISTTEVNAVEVHDIETQTVSPEKLEAEDLEEIPLETCKIFEKNQALNITAQQKWPLLRANSSGLYKCELCEFNSKYFSDLKQHMILKHKTCTDTHVCKVCKESFSSKVQLIEHVKLHEEDPYICKYCDYKTVIFENLSQHIADTHFNDHLYWCEQCDVQFSSSSELYLHFQEHSCDEQYLCQFCEHETNDPEDLHSHVVNEHACRLIELSDSYNNKERGQYSLINKISFDKCKNFFVCQVCGFRSRLHTNVNRHVAIEHTKIFPHVCDDCGKGFSGMLEYCKHLSSHLSEGIYLCQYCEYSTGQIEDLKTHLDFRHSADLPHKCTDCLMRFGNEKDLLSHLQIHETV
- the ZNF639 gene encoding zinc finger protein 639 isoform X3 codes for the protein MFLLYSSCRRFKMNEHPKKRKRKTLHPSRYSDSSGASRYIDNSGIFSDHCYSVCSMRQPDINRGRFHSPVQSLDTDDDGSPVHAGSSHWSGAHSNVGMHCTDPKKRDKGKDKGTNNGMCRDLCDSPIFSDSPTEEEKPLDIQTVEISTTEVNAVEVHDIETQTVSPEKLEAEDLEEIPLETCKIFEKNQALNITAQQKWPLLRANSSGLYKCELCEFNSKYFSDLKQHMILKHKTCTDTHVCKVCKESFSSKVQLIEHVKLHEEDPYICKYCDYKTVIFENLSQHIADTHFNDHLYWCEQCDVQFSSSSELYLHFQEHSCDEQYLCQFCEHETNDPEDLHSHVVNEHACRLIELSDSYNNKERGQYSLINKISFDKCKNFFVCQVCGFRSRLHTNVNRHVAIEHTKIFPHVCDDCGKGFSGMLEYCKHLSSHLSEGIYLCQYCEYSTGQIEDLKTHLDFRHSADLPHKCTDCLMRFGNEKDLLSHLQIHETV